In Candidatus Caldatribacterium sp., the following are encoded in one genomic region:
- a CDS encoding chemotaxis protein CheW yields the protein MPQELQLVAFQLAQEVYGVDIAQVQEIIRMQPITKVPGAPDFVEGVINLRGRVIPVIDLRKRFHLPKGEETKSTRIIVVDVPPHTVGMIVDSVDEVLRLSEDKIEPPSPLIASIDTEYIKGVGKLEGKLLILLDLTKVLSKEEKYALEDLKGTLEKS from the coding sequence GTGCCTCAGGAGTTGCAACTTGTTGCCTTCCAGCTTGCCCAGGAAGTGTACGGAGTGGATATCGCCCAGGTCCAGGAAATCATCCGCATGCAGCCGATCACCAAGGTTCCGGGGGCTCCAGATTTCGTCGAGGGAGTTATTAACCTGCGAGGCCGGGTCATTCCGGTAATTGACCTGCGTAAGCGCTTTCACCTACCCAAAGGCGAGGAGACGAAATCAACGCGTATCATCGTGGTCGATGTCCCGCCGCATACGGTAGGGATGATTGTGGATAGCGTCGATGAAGTGCTGCGTCTGAGCGAGGACAAAATCGAACCCCCTTCACCCCTCATTGCCTCTATTGATACCGAGTACATTAAGGGTGTGGGGAAACTCGAAGGGAAGCTCTTGATTCTCCTTGACCTTACTAAGGTCCTCAGCAAAGAGGAGAAGTACGCCCTCGAGGACCTCAAGGGTACTCTTGAGAAGAGCTAA